The following are encoded in a window of Megalobrama amblycephala isolate DHTTF-2021 linkage group LG19, ASM1881202v1, whole genome shotgun sequence genomic DNA:
- the rassf9 gene encoding LOW QUALITY PROTEIN: ras association domain-containing protein 9 (The sequence of the model RefSeq protein was modified relative to this genomic sequence to represent the inferred CDS: inserted 1 base in 1 codon) produces the protein MAPFGRNFLKARLKNRSKVVEETPGKEIQVLVCHEEKVVCGVTKHTTCADVVKALLEDHNTIPESKRLLHGEPKDFCILERWKGFERALPPLTRILRLWNAWGDERPFIQFVLMKTSDFVPSSKGAKRATKSRGARPKRWDQGPAQYAKTVSAEKQKRMVKKAFRKLEKIQKGETSEGSEEISKLVWLIISQDQTIWQQIHQMRELDVEIERAEEQQRNSPTPRSSITESDDSQSLSMSQFDSQLQEYLYTSDGIEQLDLHICKHQELVDQLSRDIDLELRNWTSELEDLKGAAAASPELELEPNLSLSSSDLVELESLRNELETSMRAGLSLHVQMQEMEKELQRNKTALQSQTQEYQHLVAQLTALELEACPDQPSPVSLKSQIRATVSQQTTGKVRXDMLPTDATDTDSDTGISSTHSQDSLSPCVDRSPPLDTDV, from the exons ATGGCTCCTTTTGGAAGAAACTTTCTGAAGGCGCGTTTGAAGAACAG GTCTAAAGTTGTAGAGGAGACACCAGGGAAGGAGATCCAGGTGCTTGTGTGTCATGAAGAAAAAGTAGTCTGTGGTGTGACCAAGCACACAACCTGTGCAGATGTAGTTAAGGCCTTATTGGAGGACCACAATACTATACCAGAAAGTAAGAGGCTCTTACATGGGGAACCTAAAGATTTCTGCATCCTGGAACGGTGGAAGGGTTTTGAGAGAGCACTGCCACCTCTCACTCGAATCCTTCGCCTATGGAATGCTTGGGGCGATGAGAGACCTTTCATACAGTTTGTCCTCATGAAGACCAGTGATTTTGTGCCATCATCCAAGGGAGCCAAGAGGGCCACGAAGTCTCGGGGAGCGAGGCCCAAGAGATGGGACCAAGGACCTGCACAGTACGCCAAAACTGTATCTGCGGAGAAGCAGAAGCGTATGGTGAAGAAGGCCTTCCGTAAATTGGAGAAGATCCAGAAAGGAGAGACATCCGAGGGCTCAGAGGAGATCAGTAAGCTTGTATGGTTGATCATCTCCCAGGATCAGACCATCTGGCAGCAGATTCACCAGATGCGTGAACTAGACGTGGAGATTGAGCGTGCAGAGGAACAACAGAGGAACAGCCCCACGCCTCGCTCCAGCATCACAGAGAGTGATGACAGCCAATCGCTGTCCATGTCCCAATTTGACAGCCAGCTTCAGGAGTACCTGTACACCAGTGATGGAATCGAGCAACTAGACCTACATATTTGCAAGCACCAAGAGCTCGTTGACCAGCTCTCTCGAGATATTGACTTAGAGCTGAGGAACTGGACTTCAGAATTAGAAGATTTAAAAGGAGCAGCAGCTGCTAGTCCAGAACTGGAGCTGGAACCCAACCTCTCGTTGTCCTCCTCAGATCTCGTAGAGCTGGAAAGTTTACGCAACGAACTTGAGACAAGCATGAGAGCTGGGCTTTCCCTCCATGTCCAAATGCAGGAAATGGAGAAGGAACTACAGCGGAACAAAACAGCCCTGCAGTCCCAGACCCAGGAATACCAGCATCTAGTTGCCCAACTCACTGCGCTTGAGCTGGAGGCCTGTCCGGACCAGCCGAGCCCTGTATCTCTGAAGAGCCAGATCAGGGCCACTGTCTCTCAGCAGACAACAGGCAAGGTCA CAGACATGCTCCCTACAGATGCAACAGACACAGACTCAGACACTGGAATAAGCTCTACTCACAGTCAGGACTCACTGTCGCCCTGTGTGGACAGGTCACCTCCTCTGGATACTGATGTTTGA